Part of the Chloracidobacterium thermophilum B genome is shown below.
AGTCGGCGATTGTGCTACGCCTCAATCAGCGTCCACCGGAAGGAGTGGTGCTTTCCATCGCCGACATCGAAGCCATCGGCTATGAACTCGGTCTGGTGACCCGTCTTGAATAACGTGCCGTGAACCCTCCCAGAATCATCATTGCCGCGCCGGCCAGCGGTCACGGCAAAAGCACTGTCGCCACGGGACTTATGGCCGCGCTGGCAGCAGACCGGCGCGTACAGGGGTTCAAAGTCGGCCCCGACTATATTGACCCGATGTACCACACGGCGGCCACGGGGCGGCCCTCACGCAACCTCGACGCCTGGATGCTGCCGCCGGCTGCGGTGCAACTGGTGTTTGCGCGGGCGGCCGCTACGGCCGACGTGAGCATCATCGAGGGCGTCATGGGCTTTTTTGACGGCGCCGGCAGCGATCCGCTCGCTGGCAGTACAGCGCAGATGGCGCTGTTGCTGGCGGCTCCGGTCATTCTGGTCGTGGATTGCAGCCACATGTCGGTCAGTGCGGCGGCGGTTGTCCACGGCTTTCACACGTTTATGCCAAAGGTCAATATCGCTGGCGTCATCTGCAACCGGGTTGGCGGGGAGCGCCATGCCGCATGGCTGCGGGAGGCCATCACGCAGTACGGCGTTCCAGTACTTGGCTGTCTTCCGTACCTGCCCGACCTTGCCATACCGGAGCGGCACCTTGGGCTGTTGACCGTCGAGGAACGGCCGCATGCGGTACAGACCTTCCTGGCCGGGGCGCGGGAAGCCATGGCGCGTTATGTTGACCTGGAAGCGGTCGTAGGCCTGGCTGAAGCCGCGCTGCCGCTACCGCTGCCGGACAGCGCCGGCCCACTGGC
Proteins encoded:
- a CDS encoding cobyrinate a,c-diamide synthase, with the translated sequence MNPPRIIIAAPASGHGKSTVATGLMAALAADRRVQGFKVGPDYIDPMYHTAATGRPSRNLDAWMLPPAAVQLVFARAAATADVSIIEGVMGFFDGAGSDPLAGSTAQMALLLAAPVILVVDCSHMSVSAAAVVHGFHTFMPKVNIAGVICNRVGGERHAAWLREAITQYGVPVLGCLPYLPDLAIPERHLGLLTVEERPHAVQTFLAGAREAMARYVDLEAVVGLAEAALPLPLPDSAGPLAAALAAASDGVVRIGVARDEAFCFYYADNLDALRAAGAEVVWFSPLRDAVLPPGISGLYFGGGYPEIYAAALSANRPLLAAVREAHAQEMPIYAECGGLMYLTEALEDAEGQRHPMVGLVPGACRMERRLVMGYREVRLAADGLLGAAGQRLRGHEFHYSTWQRPEGAPPAYVIEPRHPAEQPRAEGFASGYLHASYIHLHFGQDARLAAQMVARCRLWQESRGRAQRS